Proteins encoded within one genomic window of Acidobacteriota bacterium:
- a CDS encoding ParA family protein, translating into MEPIVAIAQQKGGCGKTTLATHLAWAFTAAGHAVLLVDLDPQGHARRWLALSNAPSPSSGKVELADVLAHTPLTGQGPGLGQAVMPVQPGLDLAGGEISLAGMELYLARLPGRVERLAEHLADDGHRWEVVIIDTPPSLGLLTINALVAAGACLVPLPPDPFALHGARRLAATAVEIEEQTGHHTELRFLPVMSRRGGRLTRELLAEAEKRWGSMLLPLRLHRSVLFDRAAARGKVVAQTAPRSQPWQEVMAVADLLWRQWTGSGGREPPA; encoded by the coding sequence GTGGAGCCTATCGTCGCCATCGCCCAGCAGAAAGGCGGCTGCGGAAAGACCACTCTGGCGACCCATCTCGCCTGGGCTTTCACGGCGGCGGGTCACGCGGTGCTGCTGGTGGATCTCGACCCCCAGGGCCATGCGCGGCGGTGGTTGGCACTCTCGAACGCCCCTTCGCCATCCTCCGGCAAGGTCGAACTCGCGGACGTCCTCGCCCACACACCCTTGACCGGCCAAGGCCCCGGCCTCGGGCAGGCGGTCATGCCGGTGCAGCCGGGACTCGACCTGGCGGGCGGCGAAATCTCCCTCGCCGGCATGGAGCTTTACCTGGCCCGCCTACCGGGCCGCGTCGAGCGCCTGGCGGAACATCTGGCCGACGACGGCCACCGCTGGGAAGTCGTGATCATCGATACGCCCCCGTCGCTCGGCCTGCTGACCATCAACGCCCTGGTCGCCGCGGGCGCGTGCCTGGTGCCTCTTCCCCCGGATCCCTTCGCCCTGCACGGTGCCCGCCGCCTGGCGGCCACGGCCGTCGAAATCGAAGAACAGACCGGTCACCACACCGAACTGCGATTCCTTCCCGTCATGAGCCGCCGGGGGGGACGGCTGACCCGCGAGCTGCTGGCCGAGGCCGAAAAGCGATGGGGCTCCATGCTGCTGCCCCTACGCCTGCACCGCAGCGTGCTCTTCGACCGCGCCGCAGCCCGAGGAAAGGTGGTCGCCCAGACCGCACCCCGGAGCCAACCCTGGCAAGAGGTGATGGCGGTGGCCGACCTCCTGTGGCGGCAGTGGACCGGGTCGGGTGGCAGGGAGCCCCCCGCGTGA
- a CDS encoding HAD-IB family phosphatase — MVCFDVDGTLVRHPEDKTVWQVLNEEFLGPGQGGGDGERFKAFVEGRLEYAEWVALDVGDWQRAGVTRQALAAVIRRELTPVPGAAETLRTLRRRGYLVALVSGTLDLTLEVVFGGLEVDRAFTNHIRFAADGSISGWQATPFDMEGKARALDLLARDFDCPTGSIAFVGDHWNDLAALEKAAVAIAYQPKDPRVREAADHVLEGPDLLPLLDLFPGRPADRGGSHHG; from the coding sequence ATGGTCTGTTTCGACGTCGACGGCACGTTGGTGCGGCATCCGGAAGACAAGACCGTCTGGCAGGTGCTCAACGAGGAGTTCCTCGGGCCGGGGCAGGGGGGGGGCGACGGGGAACGTTTCAAGGCCTTCGTGGAGGGGCGTCTGGAGTACGCCGAGTGGGTGGCCCTCGACGTGGGCGACTGGCAGCGTGCCGGCGTGACCCGGCAAGCCCTCGCCGCGGTGATTCGGCGCGAGCTGACACCGGTTCCCGGAGCGGCGGAGACCCTGCGGACCCTGCGGCGGCGGGGTTATCTGGTGGCCCTCGTCTCGGGCACCCTGGACTTGACTCTCGAGGTCGTCTTCGGCGGTCTGGAGGTGGATCGCGCTTTCACCAACCACATCCGCTTCGCCGCCGATGGGAGCATCAGCGGCTGGCAGGCGACGCCTTTCGACATGGAGGGCAAGGCCCGCGCCCTGGACCTGCTGGCCCGGGACTTCGATTGCCCGACCGGGAGCATCGCCTTCGTGGGCGACCATTGGAACGATCTGGCCGCCCTCGAAAAGGCGGCCGTGGCCATCGCCTACCAGCCGAAGGATCCCCGGGTGAGGGAGGCGGCCGATCACGTGCTCGAAGGCCCCGACCTGCTGCCGCTTCTCGACCTGTTCCCCGGGCGGCCCGCCGATCGAGGAGGTTCGCACCATGGATGA